The Desmonostoc muscorum LEGE 12446 genome includes a region encoding these proteins:
- a CDS encoding HhoA/HhoB/HtrA family serine endopeptidase, with translation MRFPKLPRSMRQFSTHVLAIALGIVLTISTLQVLPSQAEPAPVAPAVDTSEIIAQRQSPATSAIGSSSFVTAAVNRVGTAVVRIDTERTITRRIDPFLQDPFFRRFFGDGFPQQIPSEQQLRGLGSGFIIDKSGLVLTNAHVVDKADKVTVRLKDGRTFEGKVQGIDEVTDLAVVKINAGNDLPVAPLGSSSNVQVGDWAIAVGNPLGFDNTVTLGIVSTLKRSSAQVGISDKRLDFIQTDAAINPGNSGGPLLNGRGEVIGINTAIRPDAMGIGFAIPIDKAKAIASVLQREGKVVHPYLGVQMLTLTPDLAQQNNTDPNSPIQIPEINGVFVMQVLPNSPAASAGIRRGDVIVQVDGKAITSAEQLQNLVEDSRLGQVLQVKVQRGNQTQQISVRTGELQNAS, from the coding sequence ATGCGATTTCCCAAATTACCCAGGTCTATGCGTCAATTCTCTACTCATGTATTAGCGATCGCGCTAGGAATTGTACTCACAATCAGTACATTACAGGTGTTGCCCTCCCAAGCCGAACCTGCGCCCGTTGCACCTGCTGTGGATACCTCAGAAATCATTGCCCAACGACAATCACCAGCAACTTCTGCCATCGGTAGCAGTAGCTTTGTCACAGCAGCAGTCAATCGTGTGGGCACAGCAGTTGTCCGTATTGATACTGAGCGCACAATTACTCGCCGCATCGATCCATTTCTTCAAGACCCCTTTTTCCGTCGTTTTTTCGGCGATGGTTTCCCCCAACAGATACCTTCTGAACAGCAGTTACGCGGTTTAGGCTCAGGTTTCATTATCGACAAGAGTGGATTAGTTTTGACTAATGCTCATGTGGTAGATAAAGCTGATAAGGTAACAGTCAGGCTTAAAGATGGCCGCACCTTTGAAGGCAAAGTCCAAGGGATTGATGAAGTCACAGATTTGGCAGTGGTGAAGATTAACGCTGGTAACGATTTACCAGTGGCGCCCTTGGGTTCTTCAAGTAATGTGCAGGTGGGAGATTGGGCGATCGCAGTTGGTAATCCTTTGGGATTTGATAACACAGTTACTTTAGGAATTGTCAGTACCCTCAAACGTTCCAGCGCCCAAGTCGGCATTAGTGACAAACGCCTAGACTTCATTCAAACAGACGCCGCCATTAACCCCGGTAACTCTGGCGGACCACTGTTAAATGGACGAGGTGAAGTAATTGGTATTAACACAGCCATTCGCCCTGACGCAATGGGTATTGGCTTTGCCATTCCCATCGATAAAGCCAAAGCGATCGCATCTGTGCTGCAACGTGAAGGTAAAGTTGTTCACCCATATTTAGGTGTGCAAATGCTAACCTTGACACCCGATCTTGCCCAGCAAAATAACACCGATCCCAACTCTCCCATTCAGATACCAGAAATTAATGGTGTTTTTGTCATGCAAGTTCTTCCCAATTCTCCAGCTGCATCTGCGGGTATCCGGCGCGGGGATGTAATTGTTCAAGTCGATGGTAAAGCAATTACCAGTGCTGAACAATTGCAGAATCTTGTGGAAGACAGTCGCCTTGGTCAAGTACTACAGGTAAAAGTGCAACGGGGTAATCAGACACAGCAAATTTCAGTACGCACAGGTGAATTGCAAAACGCTTCTTAA
- a CDS encoding Rpn family recombination-promoting nuclease/putative transposase, with protein sequence MRRDSIFYKLFQQSPTLLFELLTNPPTNAEAYRFDSVAIKEPKFEIDGVFLPPENASPGVVYFCEVQFQKDERLYERVFAESSLYFYRNRDRFNDWQVVIIYPSRSIEQSDIYPHRNQLNGDQVHRVYLNELGDIRSLPVWVALMVLTTVDDELAPVEARYLLERSSVEQPETASRAIIELVTTILVYKFEQLSREEVEQMLGITLKETRVYREIKEEGREEGREEGRIEGERSLIFRLLQRRVGELPQDIRESIETLSLEKLENLGEALLDFTSLADLQVWLEAL encoded by the coding sequence ATGCGTCGAGACTCGATATTTTACAAACTATTTCAACAATCCCCGACTTTGCTATTTGAACTATTAACAAATCCTCCCACAAATGCAGAAGCTTATCGATTTGATTCAGTCGCTATCAAAGAACCGAAATTTGAAATCGATGGGGTATTTTTACCACCAGAAAATGCAAGTCCGGGTGTTGTGTATTTCTGTGAGGTACAATTTCAGAAGGATGAAAGGCTCTATGAAAGGGTATTTGCAGAATCATCTTTATATTTCTACCGCAATCGTGACAGATTTAACGATTGGCAGGTAGTGATAATTTACCCTTCACGCAGTATTGAACAAAGTGATATTTATCCCCATCGAAATCAACTCAATGGCGATCAAGTACATCGGGTTTATCTAAATGAATTGGGAGATATTCGCTCCCTACCTGTGTGGGTGGCATTGATGGTATTAACTACGGTAGACGATGAACTTGCACCCGTCGAGGCGAGATATTTACTTGAGCGTTCCTCTGTGGAACAGCCAGAAACTGCAAGTCGCGCCATAATTGAGTTAGTAACCACAATCTTAGTGTACAAATTTGAACAATTAAGCCGAGAGGAGGTAGAACAGATGTTAGGAATAACGCTTAAGGAAACGAGAGTTTATCGAGAAATTAAGGAAGAGGGACGAGAAGAAGGACGAGAAGAAGGACGAATTGAGGGAGAGCGATCGCTCATTTTCCGATTACTACAAAGACGGGTGGGAGAATTACCTCAAGATATCCGTGAATCTATTGAAACTCTCTCCTTAGAAAAATTAGAAAATCTGGGCGAAGCATTGCTTGATTTTACCAGCTTGGCTGATTTGCAAGTTTGGTTAGAAGCACTTTAA
- a CDS encoding B12-binding domain-containing radical SAM protein has product MKALLLWPIMPNSFWSYQETLDLAGLRSTNPPLGLITVAAMLPSDWEIRLVDRNVRLETDEDWDWCELVIISAMIIQKKDLWELIQKGVTLGKKVAVGGPFATSVPEFVLEAGANYLILDEGECTVPLFLEALARGETSGVFRATEKPDVTQTPIPRFDLLDLDAYLAITVQFSRGCPFQCEFCDIITLFGRKPRTKTPEQMLAEMEVLYQMGWRRLVFVVDDNFIGNKRSAKVFLRSLIPWMQERSYPFMLLTEASLNLAEDDELIELMVQAGFRMVFMGIETPDVESLAVANKEQNTRQSLSESCYKITRAGLQIMSGFIIGFDGEKKAAGQRIQTFVEETGIPQAHLGLLQALPNTAMWNRLKQEGRLKEGSMDFMGSQKGLMNFVPTRPLEEVIREYIETFWNLYEPMLYLKRTFYHFNLMQGKRPKGKRPLTWHELRLFPVIVWRQGIVRSTRWRFWWQLMAIALQKPDLLYDYLVALGFGEHFFSFRHEVKAELETQLEILKQQQQAQQIENANYQLSAVN; this is encoded by the coding sequence ATGAAAGCTTTACTACTCTGGCCCATAATGCCCAATTCTTTCTGGTCTTACCAGGAAACCCTTGATTTGGCAGGGTTACGTTCAACAAACCCGCCATTGGGCTTAATTACAGTAGCAGCAATGCTACCAAGTGATTGGGAAATTAGACTAGTCGATCGCAATGTCCGTCTAGAGACAGATGAAGACTGGGATTGGTGTGAGCTAGTAATCATCTCTGCAATGATTATCCAGAAAAAAGATTTGTGGGAGTTAATTCAAAAAGGGGTAACGTTAGGTAAAAAAGTTGCAGTTGGTGGTCCTTTTGCAACATCAGTACCAGAATTTGTTTTAGAAGCAGGAGCTAATTATTTAATTTTGGATGAGGGAGAATGTACTGTCCCCTTGTTTTTAGAAGCATTAGCGCGGGGAGAAACTTCTGGGGTTTTCCGGGCTACAGAAAAACCTGATGTCACTCAAACACCCATACCGCGCTTTGACTTACTAGATTTAGATGCTTACTTAGCAATTACCGTGCAATTTTCGCGGGGCTGTCCATTTCAGTGTGAATTTTGCGACATTATCACCTTATTTGGTCGCAAGCCGCGCACCAAAACACCAGAACAAATGCTGGCTGAGATGGAAGTCTTATATCAAATGGGCTGGCGGCGATTGGTATTTGTCGTAGATGACAATTTTATTGGCAATAAACGCAGTGCTAAAGTGTTTTTGCGATCGCTAATTCCTTGGATGCAAGAGCGTAGCTATCCATTTATGTTACTCACAGAAGCGTCCTTAAATCTCGCGGAGGACGACGAGTTGATTGAGTTGATGGTGCAAGCTGGTTTTAGGATGGTATTTATGGGCATTGAAACGCCAGATGTGGAAAGTCTAGCGGTAGCCAATAAAGAACAAAATACCCGCCAATCGCTATCAGAATCTTGCTACAAAATTACACGAGCCGGACTACAAATTATGTCTGGGTTTATTATTGGTTTTGATGGTGAAAAAAAAGCAGCAGGACAACGCATTCAAACATTTGTAGAAGAGACTGGTATTCCCCAAGCTCATCTTGGTTTGCTGCAAGCATTACCAAATACAGCGATGTGGAATCGTCTCAAGCAAGAAGGACGCCTCAAAGAAGGCTCGATGGATTTTATGGGTTCTCAAAAAGGGTTGATGAACTTTGTACCTACCCGCCCATTAGAAGAAGTTATTAGGGAGTATATTGAGACTTTTTGGAATTTGTATGAGCCGATGCTTTATCTCAAGCGCACCTTTTACCACTTTAACTTGATGCAAGGTAAGCGTCCCAAAGGTAAACGTCCTCTGACATGGCATGAATTACGATTATTTCCGGTAATTGTTTGGCGACAGGGTATTGTTCGGTCAACTCGTTGGCGTTTTTGGTGGCAATTAATGGCGATCGCTCTCCAAAAACCGGATTTATTGTATGATTACCTCGTGGCATTGGGTTTTGGTGAACACTTCTTCAGCTTCCGTCATGAAGTCAAGGCGGAACTAGAAACACAACTAGAAATATTAAAGCAACAGCAACAAGCACAACAGATAGAAAACGCAAATTACCAGTTGTCGGCTGTGAATTGA
- a CDS encoding DUF429 domain-containing protein: MKFIGIDLGWKSQPSGLCCLEWIDGQLQLLDLDRKEAIADILTWIDDRVQPDEPAIIAVDAPTLIPNDTGSRLPDKLTHKYFGKYHAGCYPANKNLPFADRTINFGLELESRGYIHAPTIEPQKLGRYQIEVFPHPAIVHLFNLERILKYKKGRLSERRLELIKLQNYLLDILPSLSPPVRLCDSFFLEIPTTGAALKATEDKLDGLVCAYVGAYWWYWGEQRNLVLGDRTTGYIVIPQRILA, encoded by the coding sequence ATGAAATTTATTGGCATTGATTTAGGCTGGAAATCCCAACCAAGCGGACTATGCTGCTTAGAATGGATAGATGGACAATTACAATTACTGGATTTAGACCGCAAAGAAGCCATTGCAGATATCTTGACATGGATTGATGACAGGGTACAACCAGACGAACCAGCCATCATCGCCGTAGATGCACCCACCCTCATACCTAATGACACTGGAAGTCGCCTCCCCGACAAACTCACCCACAAATACTTTGGTAAATATCACGCCGGATGTTACCCAGCTAACAAAAATCTACCCTTTGCCGATCGCACTATCAACTTTGGCTTAGAATTAGAATCTCGTGGCTATATACACGCCCCCACCATCGAACCGCAAAAACTTGGCAGATATCAAATAGAAGTCTTTCCCCACCCAGCAATTGTTCATCTCTTCAACTTAGAACGCATCCTCAAATACAAAAAAGGACGCCTCAGCGAACGCCGCTTGGAATTAATCAAACTTCAAAATTATCTTCTTGATATCCTCCCTTCTCTTTCTCCTCCCGTGCGTCTGTGCGATTCGTTTTTTCTGGAAATTCCTACCACAGGCGCAGCCCTGAAAGCAACTGAAGATAAACTAGATGGCCTAGTTTGCGCTTATGTTGGTGCATACTGGTGGTATTGGGGAGAACAACGTAATTTAGTACTTGGCGATCGCACCACTGGCTACATTGTTATTCCTCAAAGAATTTTAGCTTAA
- a CDS encoding calcium-binding protein has protein sequence MRILLTLAHFFKPSDEGRHASQRKDPQPRLQALSQSLAALHQLFGKSQSIINIAQRLAFPANQPQSHELDIVICTTQNNHLLNQLAVPSHFYKHYSSNAEPMLLGFECQAVLKSCLGQYDYYCFLEDDLIIHDPWFFIKLNWFTQQAGDSNLLQPNRYEISPHGLVNKAYIDGDLALRVTAAFQNVQEQQQLKGTIMNTPITFVRALNPHAGCYFLNANQMAQWANQPYFLDRDTSFVGPLESAATLGIMKTFRVYKTSPQQASFLEIQHFGTGFLGLIGGQVGLAER, from the coding sequence ATGCGAATTCTTCTTACTCTTGCTCACTTTTTTAAACCTAGCGATGAAGGTCGTCATGCTTCCCAACGCAAAGACCCCCAACCTCGTTTGCAAGCCTTAAGTCAAAGCCTTGCTGCTTTACACCAATTATTTGGTAAATCTCAAAGTATCATTAACATTGCTCAGCGATTAGCCTTTCCTGCTAATCAACCCCAATCTCACGAATTAGATATTGTTATTTGTACAACCCAAAATAATCATCTTTTAAATCAGCTTGCTGTACCATCCCATTTTTATAAGCATTATTCTAGCAACGCAGAACCTATGCTTTTAGGATTTGAATGTCAAGCTGTTCTCAAAAGTTGTCTTGGTCAATATGATTACTACTGCTTTCTAGAAGATGATTTAATCATTCATGATCCCTGGTTTTTTATAAAATTAAACTGGTTTACCCAACAAGCGGGTGACTCTAATTTACTCCAGCCAAATCGTTATGAAATCTCTCCTCATGGTTTGGTTAACAAAGCTTATATTGATGGAGATTTAGCTTTGCGAGTCACTGCTGCTTTTCAAAATGTGCAGGAGCAACAGCAACTCAAGGGTACAATTATGAATACACCAATTACTTTTGTCCGTGCCCTTAATCCCCATGCAGGCTGCTATTTTTTGAATGCAAACCAGATGGCTCAATGGGCTAATCAACCTTATTTTCTCGACCGAGATACTAGCTTTGTCGGGCCTCTGGAAAGTGCTGCTACTTTGGGAATTATGAAAACATTTCGAGTGTATAAAACTTCACCACAACAAGCAAGTTTTTTGGAAATTCAGCACTTTGGAACAGGATTTTTGGGGTTAATTGGAGGACAAGTAGGTTTGGCAGAAAGGTAA
- a CDS encoding glycosyltransferase family 4 protein: MQILFLHPNFPAQFRNLAMFLGKDNNFKVVFGTNRREGEIFGVNKAIYTPSREPAPQTHHYVRSLENAVLTGQAVYRIAEKLKSEGFVPDIVYGHSGWGPTLFMKDVFPKAELLCYFEWFYHAHGSDADFDPNEPLNADDVCRIRVKNTPILTDLYSCDRGLSPTYWQRQQFPKEYHEKITVCHDGVDTKFFVPKPDAKLVLPRINLDLSHVEELVTYVGRGMEPYRGFPQFMEAVALIQQRRPKCHVVVVGEDRVAYGKNLPDGKTYKQLMLEKLSLDLSRLHFTDSLPYHEYLQVLQASSAHIYLTRPFVLSWSMLEAMSVGCVLVTSRTAPVLEVVQDGVNGLLVDFFSPQNIANRVEEALNNPQEMNAIRANARATILKYYDVAKLLPQHLQWMLATKNSDIKKRQTPKTSKGFGGN, from the coding sequence ATGCAAATTTTATTTTTACATCCCAACTTCCCTGCCCAATTTCGCAATCTCGCTATGTTTTTGGGTAAGGATAATAACTTCAAAGTTGTTTTTGGCACAAATCGTCGGGAAGGAGAAATATTTGGTGTTAATAAAGCCATTTATACTCCTTCTCGTGAACCTGCTCCCCAAACCCATCACTACGTTCGCAGTCTGGAAAATGCTGTACTCACTGGTCAAGCTGTTTATCGCATAGCAGAAAAATTAAAATCTGAGGGTTTTGTTCCAGATATAGTTTATGGTCATTCTGGTTGGGGACCGACTTTGTTTATGAAAGATGTGTTTCCCAAAGCAGAATTGTTATGTTATTTCGAGTGGTTTTACCATGCTCATGGTTCCGATGCAGATTTTGATCCCAACGAACCATTAAATGCTGATGATGTATGCCGAATTCGCGTCAAAAATACGCCGATTTTGACTGATTTATATAGCTGCGATCGCGGGCTTTCTCCTACCTATTGGCAGCGGCAACAGTTTCCTAAAGAATATCATGAGAAAATCACCGTATGTCATGATGGTGTTGATACGAAATTTTTTGTTCCCAAACCAGACGCAAAATTAGTTTTACCAAGAATAAATCTCGACCTTTCCCATGTGGAAGAGTTAGTAACTTATGTGGGGCGAGGAATGGAACCTTATAGAGGTTTTCCGCAGTTTATGGAAGCTGTAGCGCTAATTCAGCAACGGCGACCCAAATGCCATGTAGTAGTTGTGGGAGAAGATAGAGTTGCTTATGGTAAAAATCTCCCCGATGGCAAGACTTATAAACAATTAATGCTGGAAAAATTATCTTTAGATTTATCAAGGTTGCACTTTACAGACAGCCTGCCTTACCATGAATATCTTCAGGTATTACAAGCTTCTTCTGCTCATATTTATTTAACCCGTCCTTTTGTTTTATCCTGGTCAATGTTAGAGGCAATGTCAGTGGGATGTGTGCTGGTAACTTCCAGGACTGCGCCAGTGTTAGAGGTTGTACAAGATGGCGTTAATGGCCTACTGGTAGATTTCTTTTCTCCCCAAAATATTGCTAATCGGGTTGAAGAAGCGCTGAATAATCCTCAGGAAATGAATGCAATTCGTGCCAACGCGCGAGCAACAATTCTTAAGTATTATGATGTGGCGAAACTTTTACCACAGCATTTGCAATGGATGTTAGCTACTAAAAATTCTGATATTAAAAAGCGCCAAACTCCTAAAACTTCTAAAGGATTTGGCGGAAATTAG
- a CDS encoding D-alanyl-D-alanine carboxypeptidase: MLEILGSGLVSLWLEMAGVHIKPSDAIEALAWQSSPGLVLAPDPNPAGATTVQVYLKELVTSKIVGQNLAESQGIWMQSGPMLMANHQGTTPLPAASLTKIATSLVALKTWGPDHQFDTLVSVTGPMVNGVVQGDLVITGGGDPMFVWEEAIALGNTLNQMGIKQVKGNLVITGNFAMNFQRQPMLAGLLLKQTLNSATWGRPAIYTHSIMPKGTPKPKVVIAGAVKFEAQPNPRQTLLVRHRSLPLKQLLKEMNVYSNNDMAEMLAESVGGAAIVQSTAAYLARVPQSEIQLINGSGLGPENRISPRAACSMLMAIQGEAAAHQLNLADLFPMSGFDRRGTLHARHIPSATVIKTGTLRDVSALAGVMPTRDRGLVWFAIINRGTNVWGLRTGQDQLLQRVVQQLQVPQTVPTALTPHSAINSLPQLGAASRNEILFKS; this comes from the coding sequence ATGCTGGAAATACTGGGTTCAGGTTTGGTGTCACTTTGGCTGGAAATGGCTGGGGTACACATCAAGCCTTCAGATGCAATAGAAGCATTGGCTTGGCAAAGCAGCCCTGGCTTAGTTCTTGCGCCCGATCCAAATCCAGCTGGGGCGACTACAGTGCAGGTATATCTGAAGGAGTTAGTGACATCAAAGATCGTAGGGCAAAATCTGGCTGAAAGTCAGGGAATTTGGATGCAGTCAGGGCCGATGCTGATGGCAAATCACCAAGGTACAACACCTCTACCAGCTGCCTCTTTAACTAAAATTGCTACTTCTTTGGTTGCTTTGAAAACTTGGGGACCAGACCACCAATTTGATACTTTGGTGAGTGTCACCGGCCCAATGGTAAATGGCGTTGTGCAAGGGGATTTGGTGATTACTGGTGGCGGCGATCCGATGTTTGTTTGGGAAGAAGCGATCGCCCTTGGTAATACTCTAAATCAAATGGGTATCAAGCAAGTAAAGGGAAATTTGGTAATTACTGGCAATTTCGCAATGAATTTCCAACGTCAGCCGATGCTAGCGGGTCTATTACTCAAGCAAACACTAAATTCTGCGACTTGGGGTCGCCCCGCTATTTACACGCACTCAATCATGCCCAAGGGAACACCCAAGCCGAAAGTCGTAATTGCGGGTGCTGTCAAATTTGAGGCACAACCAAACCCCCGACAAACTTTGTTAGTCCGTCATCGCTCGTTACCCCTGAAGCAACTGCTCAAGGAAATGAACGTTTACAGTAACAACGATATGGCAGAGATGCTAGCAGAGTCAGTGGGAGGAGCTGCTATTGTACAATCAACTGCTGCTTATCTTGCTAGGGTGCCGCAATCGGAAATTCAGTTAATCAATGGTTCTGGACTAGGGCCAGAAAATCGCATTTCCCCCAGGGCTGCTTGTTCCATGCTCATGGCTATTCAAGGGGAAGCTGCTGCTCATCAACTGAATCTAGCTGACTTGTTTCCCATGTCTGGATTCGATCGCCGGGGAACACTGCACGCCAGACACATCCCCTCTGCTACTGTAATTAAAACAGGGACTCTCCGCGATGTCAGCGCTTTAGCCGGAGTCATGCCCACCCGCGATCGCGGTTTGGTTTGGTTTGCTATTATCAACCGTGGTACAAATGTCTGGGGTTTACGTACTGGACAAGACCAACTTTTGCAACGTGTTGTCCAACAATTACAAGTACCTCAAACCGTTCCTACTGCCCTCACTCCCCACTCAGCAATCAACTCTTTACCCCAGCTAGGCGCAGCCAGTCGTAATGAAATCTTATTCAAAAGCTAG
- a CDS encoding patatin-like phospholipase family protein — protein sequence MSETFKILSLDGGGIRGVISAVILKEIETTLKEKKKQKLHQYFDLIAGTSTGSILAAAIACEKDAQKLIDLYQEDGKNIFLESVRSQRKWRWLSQILGGYVLYPHKDGNQGLAQVLKRNLIYQGKPATLADIKQTNLLILAYDVLSRNTTWFANDDPEEWYYKKNIELWEICTASASAPTFFPPYEFAYNSEEGLPHIDGGVAANNPELAAIAHALSMQIRGKDKTNPKIDKIAVLSIGTGRTTRPYEYSDIKKWGLLDWATNIPNIFLDPSAENSKYISRRIFNSIDSQNYLRLDFDLNERFEGKRQPGRLRKLLNKPYNKYILEKDNSNYKYISEEMDDPEKCQDLIEAAECYLEYGKVTFNKDPNIKVRSAIEQFIESH from the coding sequence ATGTCAGAGACGTTTAAAATTCTCAGCTTAGATGGTGGTGGCATCCGTGGAGTTATATCCGCAGTCATTCTCAAGGAGATAGAGACAACACTGAAAGAAAAAAAGAAGCAGAAATTACATCAATATTTCGACTTGATTGCTGGGACATCCACTGGCTCAATTCTGGCTGCGGCAATTGCCTGTGAGAAGGATGCTCAGAAACTGATTGATCTCTACCAGGAAGATGGAAAAAATATCTTCCTAGAGTCGGTACGTTCCCAGCGAAAATGGCGGTGGTTGAGTCAAATTCTGGGAGGTTATGTTTTATATCCCCACAAGGATGGAAATCAGGGGTTGGCTCAGGTCTTGAAAAGAAACTTGATTTATCAGGGTAAACCCGCGACACTTGCAGATATTAAGCAGACAAATCTCTTGATTCTTGCTTATGACGTTTTATCCCGAAACACAACGTGGTTTGCGAATGACGACCCAGAAGAATGGTACTATAAGAAGAATATTGAACTATGGGAAATATGCACCGCCTCAGCTTCAGCACCAACATTTTTCCCTCCTTACGAATTCGCCTACAACTCCGAGGAAGGTCTTCCCCACATTGATGGAGGGGTAGCGGCTAATAATCCAGAGTTAGCTGCGATCGCCCATGCTTTATCTATGCAAATAAGAGGCAAAGACAAAACCAATCCCAAGATAGACAAAATTGCTGTTCTATCCATTGGAACTGGTCGAACAACTCGTCCTTATGAATATAGCGACATCAAAAAATGGGGACTCCTGGATTGGGCAACAAACATACCAAATATTTTCCTAGACCCTTCTGCGGAAAATTCAAAATATATTTCTCGGCGCATATTTAATAGCATCGATAGTCAAAATTATCTGCGTTTGGATTTCGATCTAAACGAACGGTTTGAGGGAAAAAGACAACCAGGTAGACTGCGAAAACTGCTAAATAAGCCCTATAACAAGTACATTTTAGAAAAGGACAACTCTAATTATAAATACATCAGCGAAGAAATGGACGATCCCGAAAAATGTCAAGACCTGATAGAGGCAGCTGAATGCTATCTTGAGTACGGAAAAGTTACATTTAATAAAGACCCAAACATTAAAGTTCGGTCTGCAATTGAACAGTTTATAGAGTCTCATTAA